GAAACATAAATAACATGAAGAAATGAGGCGAACAATGGGTCATTCCATCCCCTAATTTCTAACCAAGGGAAGGCTAAATTGCAGATATTAAACTTGATCCCATCTCTGGTCCACATAACGTTTCTTTCTGTCTTCGTCGTTTTTCCATCCCCCGGCCAAAGAGATTCGATCGGAGCAAACCCCTTGTCGCCCGCGTCGAAGAAGGACCGACGGAACGCGAAGAGAAAACACTGGAGAAATGAAAGTAACATCGCGATGTTTTCGCTTTCCGAGGGAAATAGTGTTACGAGCGTGGTATCTTTGCAAAAGATGAGAAATCTTTATTTCGCGCGAACGAGATTGAAATGGAACATGgaaagatgaagaagaagaatctTGCTGAATGAAATGGAACAGGCTGGATGAGAAAGCATCAGTCATTCCAGGAAGACCCTGTATAtcgaattagcaaaatcaagGGTGAAAAAGGGGATGAAGAGGGAGCGAATGGGATTATTATCGTTCCAGAAGGGAGGAACAAAGGGAGTTAAATCGCGAAAACGAGCTCGCGAAGACGGATTCCTTCGGCAACCCTTACGTCTAATTAACAAAGACGAGTACACGCGCAAGGGAAAGGGGAAAAACTCGAAAGAACACcgacataaaaaaaaaaaaaaaaacaatcacGCGCATGCATGcatacacacacatacatacacgtacacgaagaaaaaaaaaataataaaaatgaccgaaaaaaaaaatgatggatAAGAgataaaacgaagaaaaaaaataataaataacacaTACACAGTACGAAACCCCgtcgtgtgtgtgtgtatgttcACTTGCACACGATGGCACACGTAATTAGATTCTTTCTGTATTAATTAAGGGAGGGTTGGAGGGGGGGTTACGCCGTGATATATGCGGGACGAGTAATTCTTAAACGTACGCTCTATTGTAATTAAGTGAAACGTGTGTTTAACCTCGTTTCGTTGTAATACACGCATTCAAAGAGTACAAATTCTGTAAAGTCCCTCGTTGCTTGTTCGAGGATGTAACAGGACACCACCCACCacctgttgttgttgttgttgtcgTTCCTTTGAAAGAAACGACGAATCGGTTTTACTTTGAAACGGCCAGGCAGAAGGGAAGAAATGATACACGCAGAGACAGCTGTCAAGTGTTAAACAATGTTTCTGGTATGTGTGTGTCTGTGTGCGTGTGCATGTGTGtgtgagagagagaaagagagagagagagagaggaggtGGGTATAGTGAACGCAGAAATATATCTTGATTGTTGAATCGGTCAGTTTTGAAACAACATGCGTTTAATGATGACACAGTCGTCTCTATTTAACATTTGGAAATTATTTgtagaatttattttctaaattgtgtacaaaattttgtaaatattgaaaattgatattGTACGGCCGTTCTATCCGTCGTGTTTGTCGAATGATCGTATTAACGATCCAATATATATTTCTGCGGTTACTATAATTAGAAGAACGTCGTGACAGAGAAcgtttcgaaagaaaaataaggtCGTACATGGGTCCAAAGAGTTCCTTGAAGGGAAGATCGATCGACGAAAGAGCCTGTTACACAGAACAAAGGTGAACACGAAAAGATCGACCGCCTGGTTAGAGTTTCCACTTTGCGGCTCGAGTGGAACTCTACCAGGAGAAATCTAGATGGTTAGGGTCCGGTGACTCGTTCCTCAGACCCTTTCGACTTCGTCCTTCGACGATGAAATCGTTTTAACCCTTCCGATCCAATACCGGTATATTCGGAGGTTTAAATTCCTTATCTCCTAAACTTGACTTATTTTACGACCACCCTATATTGCTTCTACCAACTATACACGGGTGTATAGTTGGTGGAAGCAATATAGGGTGGTCGTAAATTAAAGTGTCCATAAACTTTGATCACGAAacttaaataattcaatattctGACTATAATCAGGAAtcaaatgtaaatattttgaaagttATAACAAAATTTCTATCGAACATGGAAGGTATGGGGTTGGATGGGTTTACTTCGATCCAGAAATCATATTCACGATCGGAAATCAATACTCCAGAATCACTTAAAAGTGTAACAGGTTGAAATTgaagatcgatcgatcgggAAACCTTCTTGGATCGAAACAGCGAGGCAGGAATCGTTCGAGACACATGGAGTCGAGTTTTCCGGCTAGGTTTACGCAGACCAGATAGACTGATTACCAAACGTAACGAGTGATCtctgaacaaaaaaaaaaataacaaacaaacaaataaACAACGGTTTTAAACGGCGTTAGTTTGTAAGAAAATGATAacaaacgaaaaaagaaaaaaaatacggAGGTTAACCATTGGGGATATACAAGGATCTCGGAAGTACGTCAAAGGGGTTGGGCGAACACACTTTTTTCGGACAGTTTTCTCGCATAGTACCCTTCGATTGACCCTTGGAAAATGGATCCTGGGTTTTTCAGATCCTAcacattttttattcattaatttccttctaaattaatcttaatttaaaaagtcttcaaaattagaatttcgaaCATTATTATCTTTCCATTTAtccattattttaataatattattggaatatttatatttaaatttttacataaaCCTGAAATAAATACTAGAACTAGGCATAATGATAAATGTTCTTTCTCTCATTCTGTTGTACTCGATGCggtacaaaaaaaaatattatcattGGGTCACGTTTGACCCAGGATCCGAGCCGAGGGTTAAACGAAACGAACGGGTGGTAGATGATTCTTCGACGAACAACGCAGAAATCGAACAGGGACGACGGAAACGATGTTCTCGTCGATTAAATTCGAGGAGGGGGTAAGAAGAACGCAATCTTTTAGAACGACAGCCAACGTGAAAAAGGAGGAGGCAGTTTCGAAGATTGATCTTTCTAcagaaaaagaacaagaaaaaaaaaaaagagatgaaTTCAACTCGAATCCCATCAGGAAAAGCGACCAAGccgaatgaaatattttcagcaAGGCAAGCCGCGAACTTTTTAACGTTAAACGTAAACAATTACTCCCGCAGTCGTTGTTGTATCAACAATCGACCATATTCTATAGTTGAAACGCAATCATATTGGTTGTTGCAGAAGATTAACCGCGGCCGAAACACATCAAATACAAAATACGGTGGGACTCGAGATAAGCATTGATCGTATCTCAGAAGAAACACTCGAAAATGCCTCCTTCAACCTtccctcttcctttttttcgaattttatttaaaaaataatatacgGTCGAGCAACGACGAAAACGGGcaaacttttatttaatttattgtgTATTTATTCGAGGGACgaggaaattttgaaaatgaattttgtacataaaaaaaatggCAGTTGGactgttttcttcttttaaagaATATAATCATGGTTCAGTTTCAAATTTCTCTGATTTCGATTATGTGTAATCGTTCGAATAAATATTGTTGGCTGTCGTTCGCCAACGCTGACGACGAAGGATAGGATGAAAAGGTTGATTTTCAAAAGATGGGGAACGATTTTGGGATACAGATGAAGGGATGAATGGAAAGAAACGAGGGAACCACCAAAAACCACCacaaaccaaaaaaaaaatacacacatataaatatatatatatacacaaaaatgaacaaaaaaagATGCATAGATTACACACAAAAAGtctacaaaattaaaaaaaaaagagggagaGACCTGTTCGAGTTAGGTCTAGGGAGGGCTAACGAGCAAacaaaagaataaatgaaaaaaaaaacacaaaaataaaaacacacataattaacattttacaAGTAAGAGGTTTCATTAAGTGATTAACGATGAATGTCTCTTGAACGTGTAGATCGTTGATGAACGCACCTTCGTAAGTTAactattcattttcttttctcttttcgtttcttttttttttaccattcGTGACTTTTGCTTTCGTTTTCGTCGTTGCCATCCAGTCGTTGTACGTGCCGTATATCTCTTAcgacaaagaaaaaaaaaaagaaaaaaaaacaaaacgaGAAACGATGAATTTTATCGTTTTAAATCTGGGTTCGTAGTACCTTGTAGCGTGATAAAGATGTATGTATTCTATATATTAAATAGGGACACACTCGCCCGATGTATTGCAAAAGAGAACGCAGAAACGAatcgaaaaaagaaatattttaaaaatcataattgtaagatgaattttaatttttttttaaaaatgaaattcagaGAGGCGATCGCGTATTTTTAATGCACCCTTAACGCGTCGACCGTCACAGTAGAATAAGTCAATGTTTGGTCAGACTTACTATAATATAGATTAGTAACACGTTGATTTTTAGTTTGTATCATAATATTGTTGGTATATCGCTTCAGTTTGAATAGTTTTAATCATAAATACGATTTtagcaatattaaaaatcatgctactattttaattaaaatcctaACGACGGTCAACGTGTTAACACTTTCCCTTCgtttctaataaaaaaaaaaaaaaataacagcAACCATAATTCTATCTTCTCGATTCTCGTGCAAAACGTGTAAACGCCTCGCGtcttgaaaaataattgaaccAACGATCGATTCGCGTTTTCACACGAGAAAAAATTCCGTTGTTTCAAGGATATATCGGGCCGGTCTGTTTCCACGAAAAtgtgatattaaaattaacacgAGAGGGAAGCATACGATGAAGCGTAGAGAAGCGGAGGATTAAGTTGAGAGGGAATCGACGAGGATATTTAAAgataaaacaaaacaaaaaaaaaaagaaggaaaaagtgAGAGGGGAAGAAGCAAGTTTTCCGAGGGTAGGGGGTAGTTTGGAGAGGGTGTAACCGAAAAAGATCGATGCACCAACGTGTGAAAGAGGGTCAGACACGTGTGTGtatgtgtttttttttctgtgtGAAAGAGACAGAGAGAATGAGAGGAAAGGAGGAAGGGATAAAAgagggatttttgaagaagGGAAGATATAAGAGTATTGAGTGGATGGTTTTTATCGTGAATGACGGTTTGGGCACAGATCACAACAGCAGCAATATGAATTGATGCAGTATTGAGCTGACAAAACGaatgacaaaaataaaaaaaatacttgtTACTCCAGCCGCTAGAAATATATGTAAGATGTATAATTCAACAATGGATAATGCAAAAAAGCTGCGTTTCCGTTCTGGGCTCAAGTGTCTCGTGTTATTATTAAACCGTGCAATTTGTTGTAGAAACAATTTCGCCGAATGCGTCGACttgttttgaaaatatttctttcatacATATtgtttttcatctgaaatcaCGAGGACCTTTGAGCTCATTTCGTGTATCACGCAGCCGTCAGTCTAACGTTTAAGGAACCTTTAAGTAATAACTTGATGATCGATAActaaagtaaaaataaaaaaaaaaagataagagagagaaagagcgagggaggaagatgaagaggaagaggtggatgacgatgatgatgaggaggaaaaaaaatacaaatatgaaataataataatgaaaaaaatgggTGTTATTTTTAGATGTCTATTAGATTATCAGAACCAGAAAAACTAAAGGATAAAAAAATGCTTaaacatataaaaaaaatggaataaaaaaaaaaatgagaaaccTACTATTaatactactactactactattactactactactactgcTGCTACTACTTctactactattactaccGTAACTTGTAATAAGGATTTAAAGAACATAGAAACTTAGTTGAATGCGATTTCACAAAATGATGCAACTTTTTGAGAAGAGCGTCCCTTCTTTTTACGAATACCTGCTCAGGACGAATCACATgtacagagagagagagagagcgagagagaggaTCTATTTTACATCCTGAATGTTTCTTTTCgaccaaaataaaaaaaacaaaaaaatggaACCAAAAAGCGcgacaagaaaaagaaagtaaaatgaaaataaacgaaaCAATCCTTCAATAGTTGGAATCATTTTCTACCAAAAAAGAAAACTGAACGTGTCGCCCAGTCCTGTGCAGGTGCGACTAATAATCGTGGGCGTGAAAGAGACGAAGACGACGAAGGGCGACGAACGTgtatcttttcctttttttttccttccctCCCAAAGAAGCAAAAAAAAAGTGTCGTCGTCTCCCTTCGTCGCGCTCAGGGACACCTTTTTCCTCGAGACGTTTTGCCGCTTTCATTGTTTAGATGATTACTATTTAACGacaaacaaagaaaaaaaaaaatacataaataaataaataaaaaagatgaTCGTACGAGGGAGAAGAGTTGTAAAGGGGAAAAGGTCGACGGGTACCTTTTTTTAAAACCGTGTGCACGTCCCGTGAACGCGTGTTGTCATTGTGAGGTgggcttttcttttttcgaagaggaaaaaaacACATCGACTACCACGAAAGAAAGATAATGAATACACAACAAAAAGACACTttcaaaaaatagaaaaaaaaaagaaaaaaaaagaaaaatatacatttgtaAACGAGAGCACGAGAACGTCGTCGTCTCTTGTTGCGCTCGAGAATCGTCCATCGCGGTTGCGTCTGGTCAGTTCGAATCATCGATCATCGGTTCTCGATTCCAAGATCGTTTGCAATAATCGTTGATGAGATTATTACTAATCTTTACAACTGTAGGTAAAAAAAAACGATCTCTGTTAATCAGATAATCGAGAGTAGAATCGTCTCTTTGAGGGTTGTCCAAGAATCACCCCCTCGTGGCAGCGGTTTTATCTTTCGCACGCAGTGTCACCAAAGCGAACGAATCGATATCCGTCGCTAACTTGAACAAAAAATTACTACGTTTAACACTGAACGCGAAGGCTTATCTTCAGGGTAGACTATCGGGTCGACCTTTGGGTGTACTCTTGGACAGGACTATACTGGAAACCTTTCCAAgctgaaagagaaaattactCGAGGTTTCTCGAACTGGTTGCCCTTCGACTGGTAACCTCGACTGTCGGGAATCGATGATCGCAAAGAAATACGCGGGAAAATAGCCAGAGACAAAGACGACGCGAAGGCGAAAGTGCCAGGGTGGGTTACGAAGAAAGGTTTCACGGGTGCCGACGTTGCAATCGCGCAATTGCCGCGTGGCGATACTCCTTCAGACGAAAAGTGCGGTCCTTTTCTCGGTCGTTGTTGAGCCAcggacaaaaaaaaaaaaagaaagaaagatctCTCTGGCTAAAGGCATGgcaaagggaaagagaatgGGGTAAGGCGAGGCCACGTAACCGGCGTGGGCGATCCTCGAGGGGTTCTAAACCGACGGAAACGGTCTTGAAACGAAGGGAAtaagggagagagagagacagaggTGAAAATTGGGTGGACAGGTAGCAAAGAATTTTTCTGACGGTGTGTGGAtgtttgtgtgtgtgtgcgagAGTGTGTgtgagagagagaaataatTGTTGAGAACGATATATATCGAGATAAAAACGGTCCTCGAGATGCCACGTTGAGCTCTCTTTTCGCAATGAGCATTTAATCAACGGTAGGGATTGCTTTAGCGGACTTAATCTTAAGAACCGATGAATCGCAACGAGTATATAAACGATGAGAGATAAagatgatgaaaaatttgaggGAATGGTATTGCAGTTTgaaacgaattaaaaaaaaggggggggaATGTTAAGATCGTGGATAAAGGGGTGTGAATGAAATTGTATCGCGATGTGGAGTGTGATTCGAAGATGATAACAAAAGATAACGAGAGAGTGAAGGGAtggattgaaaaattgaaagatatAAAAAGGCATGTTTTGTCAATTTGTCAATATTTGTCACGATTTGGTATGCCTACGATTGTAGCCTCCGTTTTACCGGATGGATGTAATATTAACGATTCAGTACGATTCTTataattattatgattattcttaattaattgattaattgattATCCATTAACACAGCTCGCGAAAGTAGGAATAAATACCGGACAGACAACATGAATCAGatgattaaaaacaaaaacggataagaaaatgaaaaaaaaaaagaaataaatgaaaggaaaggaaaggcaACCACTTATATTATTGTACATATTTACTTGTAACTGCTATTCGTATTGCAGAGGTTTTGTTCTCTCAGACAAATGATTTCCTCGATTCAGCGGGAAGAAacagacaaaaaaaaaatgaataaaataaaatttgtgtATTATTAAAACCCGTGTCCTGGTTCCTTGAGTGTTAATCAAACCTCCCTTCCGgtgaaacaaattttattttacaacgtcagttaattttttttttcattttcaacgataaGATTGCGCGTAAAATTTGTACGCGTTAtctctttttcaaatttgaagaTCCCATCGAGGAAAATTGAATTGGCCACGTTTTACGATCCCAAGATACTTCCACGACTCCGAAGATAAGTTATCTGTCGGTGGTGAACGTCGATCCACCCCATTTTTATTCGTCACTCGAAGAGATTCGCCTCGTATCCCGCGGAAAAGATCAAACGCCAAAGATACCCACGTTCTGTCGCCATCTTGTGGATTTATAACCGTATCAGAGTATTGATTCTCTTAGTTTTGCGAGGACAAAAATTACGGTGGCGTCGCTCGTTCTTTCTGAGAAACGGGGTGGTTTTAATTTATGATGAGATCAAACCGCGATCGAACTTCATGAGAGATTCTCTTGACCTTGCCAAATTAATGAAGATGATATTGCCAAGTAATTGACGATTATAAGACTGCAAGATTAACAAATGATCCATGGAGTACTTCAAAATCCACCCTGACAGAGTAACCAGAGCACGGTTTATCTTCAATACTGATGTCCTCGTCATAAAATTCTAGAACCATTAAAATTGCAAGAGTATATGAAAGAGAATTTCAAGAGCTTTAAAATGACACATTAGTCGCTCAAATGAAAcgtaaaaatgaataaaataaaagatggAGGAAGTTTCGAATCATCCCTTGGTATTTGAATACTTGCAATGTACTTGGATCTCTTGGTGACGCAATACGATTTGAAGCACACGTTACCACGCACTTCACTAATTACGAGCACCTAGTGCAATCGATCCCTCGACGCAAAATCCGGCCAACCTACGCCCTTATCCGAGCTTTAGCCTCCGGGCGACCGAGTTTTGCAGAAGGGTGCATCAACGACACGCAGCGAGTTTCCGCATGGCCGATACACGGTGCTTCACCACCTCGAGCACCCTTCGACCAAGGACGAATCCACCTGGTTAAGGGTGCGAAGGGCGAAGAAACGAGGTAAATTAGGTCTTGGCAAAGGTAAGACGAGCAATTCAGATGATTggatgaaatttatttgaacAGAGAAATGTTGGAGATTCCATGATTTTTCATCCGGATTTTAAAATGTAGTTGtagtaaattgaattttagattCGTCTAATAGAGTGTTTGGTAGAGAGAAATAGGACTGTTTGAAGTTTTAAATTAGAGATTGAATTAGTGATGACCGCAGCCTTATGACATGATGAAggttttaaatattaaatatcattcaTTTTGAAATGTTTAATGAAATTCAGGCAATATATATGAAATGAGTTACAACAGATTCAACAATGGACATGCTTTTGTTTTCGAGTAATcttaaatttgtatttatatacCTCAAGAATTTAGAACGAACGCCATCGGCTCTATCTTATAAAAATGGGAAACACTTCGTACTGCAGCTTGACGGTAAATAGATTGCTTCAATACCAACTCTTATATCTCATTATTCAGTATCTTGAATTCAACAATGTCGTATCTCATTGTTAATAACAAAAGCACTTTCAGTCTTTttgtatctgtagtcactgcatAGATCTTATACAATAAATGATTTTAAGGTGATGCTAacaggtaaaacagaccacaaatttagttcctcgttttttctgtagggcgcagttcgttcgttttctgtATCGTGAAGAATGGGAAGTTCGAACCTGGAAGAAGcgatgaatttctttttcacgcgaCGTTCTATCGACTACGACAGCGATTTTCCACCCACGTGTCACGAGAAGTACTACCATTTAATATCTtatgtatttttctatcttttttcttatatttcggTGCTTTAAAGGGAAAAAAGTAATCTTGATCATATTTCAACATGgcgttgataattttcaacgaatcttttcattcttttaatGTTAAAGTTTCAAAGCAATTCGAAGTTTCTGCCAATGCCTGTGATTGGTCGTTCCATTATGGCGTCCTCCTatttcgaccaatcagattcATCGTCCGTTTAGCACGtgtctgcaacaggtaagattaaattactttttaaatattcaattaaattgtCTTTATAGTGTTAGAAATACAAGAAACAggaagaaaaatcgaagaGCAGTCTAGATTCTTGATTTTTGACATTAATTCGGCGTTTTCTTCAAAAATGCATGAGTTGAAAACTTTTGCTCTTGCCGTGAATTCACAATGAGATTGGAACAGCAGAATCTGAATTATTTCCCctttatatcaataatttcttgaacattattgcattttttcatatttttaatacatatatTTCCCTGGGTCTCCAGCCGCAGCAACCTCCCCGTGGTGAGACCTGGaaaatcgttattatttgatggattattaataattgcatcATTATTTCAATGGTACacttattaattatgcagcaaaTAATACGAGCGAATTGGCTGCGGAATTtatggttttttttttaaatttaatctctgttatatttttttcaggaaCTATGCCTTTGAGATTCTGAAGTGTACCATAttgcaaatacaattttacaatgcatggtcagtattgtttaattatgtacttaTACATATAGCATACATGTATCATTTAGGTATCTGCGAAAGATAACGTAGTATAgaatgccgttagttggatacAGTAATTCAGGTGGCGCTTAAAACAGTTTCTCGATCAAACATGGCCTGTTTTACCGATGCGGAATTCGGAGTTCAGCCTCGACGCGCTTGCATCACTTTAAAGATCCACTTGAATGAACAGTGGCTAACTTCCGTCATATTTCAAACGAacaattgaatattatttataaattcataACTAACCTTAATAGCTAgttattaattcattattattccAAAAGAATAATATGTAATGTATAAAAGTTAGAAAATTATAAGCAGCTATTACAATTATGCTGAGAACAAATTCTCAAGTGACTACTATAGTCGCATCGCTTCAAATATGGCTGAAACGTCAGTCACTGTGTAGTTCGTGTAGTGTGGTTGATTACTGTGTGTCATCTAACGATTTATGTCGTATTATTACGCAtcatattaaatgtttcgcgTTTTATTTGTACGAGCATTCGAGAAGAAAGTTTGAGCAGTTCAGTGAAACTGCTGTCATCACATGCGGCGAGATAAACGGAGAAAAAATGGCACCAACGCGTGTTATTCTTATGTCTTGTGGCAGTTATAACCCTCCAACCAATATGCATTTAAGAATGTTTGGTACATATATATCACTCCTTATAATCAATATCCAGTCTTTACGTAAATAGAAAATGCTTTCATATAGGCGTATAACAAGTTTAGTTTTGTAACAATCACGCTCGTGGATTATTTACATTGTTAAGATAACACCTTGTAATCGATGAGGTTGATGTCATTGACTAATATATCGATAAAAGTCGAAATATGATCGCATTaaatgatgaaatttttatgaaaccatatttattctatatattgtttattttgaaatttaccCCCTTCATGAAATTTACAGAGATAGCCAGGGATCATTTACATAGAATGGGAACCCATATTGTGGTTGGTGGAGTTATATCACCAGTACACGATGCATATGCTAAGAAAGAGCTTGCAAGTGCAACACACAGATGTGCTATGTTGAGACTAGCCTTACAGAACAGCGATTGGATTAGACTTAGCTCATGGGAGACCAGACAGAATGGTTGGACAAAGACTAGACTAAGTTTACAACACCATCAGAACCTACTTAATTCAGTGTTATATGATGCAAACAATATTAAACATAATATATCACCAGAAGATATGGAATGGATACCCGAAAATGTGAAGAACAGTCTAGATCGTACACCCATTCAAATTAAACTACTGTGTGGAGCTGATTTGTTAGAAAGTTTTGGAACTTATGATCTCTGGGCTGAAGAGGATGTAAGTTAATTTTATGTTGTgtttattttgattaatatATAGATGAGTTAAATGCAAcattttttgttacagattgATGCAATTGTTGGAGAACATGGTCTTGTAGTTATTACCAGAGAGGGATCTAATcctaataaatttatatacgATTCAGATATTCTTTCCAAACATATGGTAGTTACTTgttcaataaattttgttatatatttGTCTATGTATTGTAAATTTTGTCATTGATTACAGCACAATATATACATAGTAACTGAATGGATTCCAAACGAAGTTAGCTCAACTAGAATAAGAAGGGCACTTAAGAGAGGTGAGAGTGTCAGATATCTCCTACAAGATGCTGTGATCGATTATGTTTACAAACACGGGATTTACGATGCAAAGACGTCGTCTTCGGCAATGTGAGTTTAACATAATTTAGTTGAATTGATAGATCGATGGTAAATAGTGGGGACTTAATAGCACATCTTCCAGTAGATTTGaacagaaatttatttttaagtatTTTGTACGagaattgtatatttttatagcATTCGTATTCCACGTAGTTGGTGAGTGTAGAGTGTACAAAATTGATGCATCTAAgatgttgtaaaattattgCACAAAGTAACGCggttgtatattttatattccaaatttaaccctttcatcaCTCAATATCGATGTTTTGGATAAACATATTTAAAGAGGATCGATAATATAATTTGAGATGAACAGGGtaattttagaataaaaattgtatataaaagcttttgtatatttgaaacttttataaaatcatttagaaaataaatatttgatattctttatcgagcattgaaagggttaatagatCATGTACAAACAATATACAGCAGTATATTAATCTAGTCTAAGTCTTCCATTTACACATGTAAATCAAGTTTAGAACCAATTCCCTTATACTGTAATTGccaataaatttcaataattgtaTTTGATGTATCTTAAACTAGATTAAGTTTACAAGATAGCTTTATTTCATTACTCTATAAGAATACCGATTCATGGATGAAGGTGTATACACTCCGCTTGGAAGGGCCTTTCTTTTAatcgaaggaaataaaaattttctccGAATCTTCGTACTTGAATCGGTACTTCTAacgaaaaatgttaataactgTGACGATATAAAACATAAAGTTTTGTTTTTCACGCTGCCAATCCCACTTGGACACTGAAGTAAGTTGGAACTGACCTCGCCAAACGCGAATAATTACTTGACCATTGATTCGAAGTATCAAAGCACCTTTCTAACGCCGTCGCCTAG
The genomic region above belongs to Osmia bicornis bicornis chromosome 9, iOsmBic2.1, whole genome shotgun sequence and contains:
- the LOC114872134 gene encoding nicotinamide/nicotinic acid mononucleotide adenylyltransferase 1 isoform X2, giving the protein MLRTNSQVTTIVASLQIWLKRQSLCSSCSVVDYCVSSNDLCRIITHHIKCFAFYLYEHSRRKFEQFSETAVITCGEINGEKMAPTRVILMSCGSYNPPTNMHLRMFEIARDHLHRMGTHIVVGGVISPVHDAYAKKELASATHRCAMLRLALQNSDWIRLSSWETRQNGWTKTRLSLQHHQNLLNSVLYDANNIKHNISPEDMEWIPENVKNSLDRTPIQIKLLCGADLLESFGTYDLWAEEDIDAIVGEHGLVVITREGSNPNKFIYDSDILSKHMHNIYIVTEWIPNEVSSTRIRRALKRGESVRYLLQDAVIDYVYKHGIYDAKTSSSAIKLELTSPNANNYLTIDSKYQSTFLTPSPSDVTMESPSPIEIISIDVPDTVLRKNIQNSTSVACVASRHVGLEEAREKFINALVAENGNGKHITTAKAAYPGLAKQIIATETGESQILDEGTAKPACLL
- the LOC114872134 gene encoding nicotinamide/nicotinic acid mononucleotide adenylyltransferase 1 isoform X5; amino-acid sequence: MAPTRVILMSCGSYNPPTNMHLRMFEIARDHLHRMGTHIVVGGVISPVHDAYAKKELASATHRCAMLRLALQNSDWIRLSSWETRQNGWTKTRLSLQHHQNLLNSVLYDANNIKHNISPEDMEWIPENVKNSLDRTPIQIKLLCGADLLESFGTYDLWAEEDIDAIVGEHGLVVITREGSNPNKFIYDSDILSKHMHNIYIVTEWIPNEVSSTRIRRALKRGESVRYLLQDAVIDYVYKHGIYDAKTSSSAMD
- the LOC114872134 gene encoding nicotinamide/nicotinic acid mononucleotide adenylyltransferase 1 isoform X4, which encodes MAPTRVILMSCGSYNPPTNMHLRMFEIARDHLHRMGTHIVVGGVISPVHDAYAKKELASATHRCAMLRLALQNSDWIRLSSWETRQNGWTKTRLSLQHHQNLLNSVLYDANNIKHNISPEDMEWIPENVKNSLDRTPIQIKLLCGADLLESFGTYDLWAEEDIDAIVGEHGLVVITREGSNPNKFIYDSDILSKHMHNIYIVTEWIPNEVSSTRIRRALKRGESVRYLLQDAVIDYVYKHGIYDAKTSSSAMSRYTRILVTTIQETEKNKNSV
- the LOC114872134 gene encoding nicotinamide/nicotinic acid mononucleotide adenylyltransferase 1 isoform X3; translated protein: MAPTRVILMSCGSYNPPTNMHLRMFEIARDHLHRMGTHIVVGGVISPVHDAYAKKELASATHRCAMLRLALQNSDWIRLSSWETRQNGWTKTRLSLQHHQNLLNSVLYDANNIKHNISPEDMEWIPENVKNSLDRTPIQIKLLCGADLLESFGTYDLWAEEDIDAIVGEHGLVVITREGSNPNKFIYDSDILSKHMHNIYIVTEWIPNEVSSTRIRRALKRGESVRYLLQDAVIDYVYKHGIYDAKTSSSAMYSKTCMPTVRQIVDCLVAARPMPIRCGPCLTAKRTNTATNNRGSNGSSRVSSTANSNNINSYINNNKNVHAYENIQSFRSRE